One region of Candidatus Polarisedimenticolia bacterium genomic DNA includes:
- a CDS encoding ATP-binding protein codes for MQQEGPPTCTFDQDKLILRFESTIPAEVKLISPVVEGVMRIVEEMGCAAGKEFEVETALREALANAIVHGCRQDPTKQVQFWIGCDESRGMLIVVRDPGSGFDPAKLPAQMAGEEIFSTHGRGIYLINQLMDEVRVLRGGTEIHMRKS; via the coding sequence ATGCAGCAGGAAGGACCGCCAACCTGCACGTTCGATCAGGACAAGCTCATCCTGAGGTTCGAATCGACCATCCCCGCCGAAGTCAAGCTGATCTCGCCGGTGGTCGAGGGGGTCATGCGGATCGTCGAGGAGATGGGCTGCGCCGCCGGAAAAGAATTCGAAGTCGAGACGGCGCTCCGCGAGGCCCTGGCCAACGCCATCGTGCACGGCTGCCGGCAGGACCCGACCAAGCAGGTTCAGTTCTGGATCGGCTGCGACGAATCGCGCGGCATGCTCATCGTCGTCCGCGACCCGGGCTCCGGATTCGACCCCGCCAAGCTGCCCGCCCAGATGGCCGGCGAGGAGATCTTCTCCACGCACGGCCGCGGCATCTACCTGATCAACCAACTGATGGACGAGGTCCGCGTCCTGCGCGGCGGCACGGAAATCCACATGCGCAAGTCGTGA
- a CDS encoding M20/M25/M40 family metallo-hydrolase: protein MRLRMLAPAVAALGIAASPAAFSEEPVDLGVVHRIKDEAFRKSQVMDHLFYLTDVNGPRVTGSPGLRTAADWSIATLKKWGIAEARVETWGRFGRGWSLEEFSAHLIEPAYAPLNGVVKAWSGGTAGEVSGDVVYAPVFADKQTGEIWDLDALAKGIGEYAAQQKGKLRGKIVLLEPPRPFQLPTKPAAERYDAAKLEEIARGPDPEPAPPLEWPLTRLPADREEREKITARLPLEIGADFFIRRRKVLDPLNAFLRDEHVLAALVADRRGSGGIVFAEGVRSGDPDAPVPPPVVVLAPESYARLVRLVGRNVPVRVGLDVKVKFQDTDLDGFNVLAEIPGGRKKDEVVMLGAHLDSWHGGTGATDNAAGCAVVLEAMRILKALNLKPDRTVRLALWSGEEQGLLGSRAYVRLHFADPVTMALKPEHARLSAYFNLDNGSGRVRGVYLQGNDMVRPIFEAWLAPFNDLGATTLALDDTGGTDHKSFDAVGLPGFQFIQDPLDYMSRTHHSDLDLYDHAVPSDLMQAAAVMASFVYHAATRPEMLPRELLPPPLPNPKLAGAADQAGTRAGLSSRADAIVTPE, encoded by the coding sequence ATGAGACTGCGCATGCTCGCGCCGGCGGTCGCGGCCCTGGGGATCGCGGCGTCACCGGCGGCGTTCTCCGAGGAGCCGGTCGATCTGGGGGTGGTCCACCGGATCAAGGACGAGGCGTTCCGCAAGTCCCAGGTCATGGATCATCTTTTCTACTTGACCGACGTGAACGGGCCGAGGGTGACCGGATCTCCGGGCTTGCGGACGGCGGCCGACTGGTCGATCGCGACCCTGAAGAAGTGGGGGATCGCGGAGGCCCGCGTCGAGACGTGGGGCCGGTTCGGCCGCGGCTGGTCGCTCGAAGAATTCTCGGCGCACCTGATCGAGCCGGCGTACGCCCCTCTCAACGGTGTCGTGAAGGCGTGGTCGGGGGGGACGGCCGGGGAGGTGAGCGGGGACGTGGTCTACGCCCCGGTCTTCGCGGACAAGCAGACCGGGGAGATCTGGGACCTCGACGCGCTCGCGAAGGGGATCGGGGAGTACGCCGCGCAGCAGAAGGGGAAGCTGCGGGGGAAGATCGTCCTGCTCGAGCCGCCGCGCCCGTTCCAGCTGCCGACGAAGCCGGCGGCTGAGCGCTACGACGCCGCGAAGCTGGAGGAGATCGCCAGGGGGCCCGATCCGGAGCCGGCGCCGCCGCTCGAATGGCCGCTGACGAGGCTTCCGGCAGACCGTGAGGAGCGCGAGAAGATCACCGCGAGGCTCCCGCTCGAGATCGGCGCCGACTTCTTCATCCGCCGCCGCAAGGTGTTGGACCCATTGAACGCCTTCCTACGCGACGAACACGTCCTGGCGGCGCTCGTGGCCGACCGGCGGGGCAGCGGAGGGATCGTCTTCGCCGAAGGGGTGCGCTCGGGCGATCCGGACGCGCCGGTTCCGCCGCCGGTGGTGGTCCTGGCGCCGGAGTCGTACGCCCGCCTCGTCCGGCTGGTCGGCCGGAACGTGCCGGTGCGCGTCGGCCTGGACGTGAAAGTGAAGTTCCAGGACACCGATCTCGACGGGTTCAACGTCCTGGCCGAGATCCCGGGCGGCCGGAAGAAGGACGAGGTCGTCATGCTCGGGGCCCACCTGGACTCGTGGCACGGCGGGACCGGCGCCACCGACAATGCCGCCGGCTGCGCCGTGGTCCTCGAGGCGATGCGCATCTTGAAGGCACTCAATCTGAAGCCGGACCGCACGGTGCGCCTGGCGCTGTGGAGCGGCGAAGAGCAGGGGCTCCTGGGATCGCGCGCCTACGTCCGCCTGCACTTCGCCGACCCGGTGACGATGGCTCTCAAACCGGAGCACGCCCGGCTGTCGGCCTACTTCAACCTGGACAACGGCAGCGGCCGCGTTCGGGGCGTCTACCTGCAGGGAAATGACATGGTGCGTCCGATCTTCGAGGCCTGGCTGGCGCCGTTCAACGACCTGGGCGCCACGACGCTGGCGCTCGACGACACGGGCGGCACCGACCACAAGTCGTTCGACGCCGTCGGCCTCCCGGGCTTCCAGTTCATCCAGGACCCGCTCGACTACATGTCGCGCACGCACCACTCCGACCTCGACCTGTACGACCACGCCGTCCCCTCCGACCTCATGCAGGCCGCCGCCGTGATGGCCTCGTTCGTGTACCACGCGGCGACGCGCCCGGAGATGCTGCCGCGCGAGCTCCTGCCGCCCCCGCTGCCGAATCCCAAGCTCGCCGGCGCGGCCGATCAGGCCGGGACGCGCGCGGGCCTGAGCTCGCGCGCGGACGCCATCGTGACGCCGGAATAG
- a CDS encoding tetratricopeptide repeat protein produces the protein MSDSGLALHRVAVAGVFVLGLAVCLPAADAPFTFDEQAGIADNRAIRPGAPLREAILYRYSPDQARPVFFASLLFDADLWGRGPRGFRVIGFLMHLACGAILYLLLRRSDGRAPGAGAAAPGDSLAAALGGTALFLLHPLQSESVLYIWGRSEVLSTLFGLLAVLLALTSGERPTRPERLYLLLAGALACEVLALGSKEEAVVVPLIFFMWWRWVEGRPVRPGTLRALALGVPVVLFLLWRAWVLGGIGRQVFARSIADNVLGQGVVTLRMLRLFVLPFGQSIDHPAEVPGLLAGTLAIAACLLIVGWAIVVLRAGDASPALRRIACGVLVAAAGTVLYWGVPLPDLMCERRAYLPLAGAALTVSGVVQYARRRAGLAVALIVLLLAPAMAARGRVWSDPRRLWEEAARIAPLNARPPINLGVMAAERGDFARALQLFDQAVRREPANPEALFNRGKLHRDAGRHDQAVADLRAAIAASPGMVKARINLAIALMDVHDLAGAESELRAALRIDPWDPRALTNLGEVLRATGRPREAVVLYREALDADPTYSHAAARLGVTLENLGDRQGALAAYREFLARGTASISDREAVIGKVKALEQDSGEPALPPPSRP, from the coding sequence TTGAGCGATAGCGGTCTCGCTCTTCACCGCGTGGCGGTCGCGGGCGTCTTCGTGCTGGGGTTGGCCGTCTGCCTGCCGGCGGCCGACGCCCCGTTCACGTTCGACGAGCAGGCCGGCATCGCGGACAACCGGGCCATCCGGCCCGGAGCCCCGCTGCGCGAGGCGATCCTCTATCGCTACTCCCCCGACCAGGCGCGTCCCGTCTTCTTCGCCTCGCTCCTGTTCGACGCCGATCTCTGGGGCCGCGGGCCGCGCGGCTTCAGAGTGATCGGCTTCCTGATGCACCTGGCCTGCGGCGCAATCCTGTACCTGCTGCTCCGGCGTTCAGATGGGCGGGCGCCGGGCGCCGGCGCCGCAGCACCCGGCGACAGCCTCGCCGCCGCCCTCGGGGGGACCGCCCTGTTCCTGCTGCATCCGTTGCAGTCGGAGTCGGTGCTTTACATCTGGGGCCGGTCGGAGGTCCTCTCCACCCTCTTCGGGCTTCTGGCGGTCCTGCTCGCCCTGACGTCCGGCGAGCGCCCGACCCGGCCGGAACGCCTCTATCTGCTGCTGGCGGGCGCACTCGCCTGCGAGGTGTTGGCGCTCGGCTCCAAGGAGGAGGCGGTCGTGGTTCCGCTCATCTTCTTTATGTGGTGGAGGTGGGTGGAGGGGCGCCCCGTGCGGCCGGGGACCCTGCGCGCCCTGGCCCTCGGCGTCCCCGTCGTCCTGTTTCTTCTCTGGAGGGCCTGGGTCCTCGGCGGCATCGGACGACAGGTCTTCGCCCGGAGCATCGCCGACAACGTCCTCGGCCAGGGGGTGGTCACCCTGCGCATGCTCCGCCTGTTTGTCCTCCCCTTCGGGCAGAGCATCGACCACCCGGCTGAGGTGCCGGGGCTTCTCGCCGGCACCCTGGCGATCGCCGCGTGCCTGCTGATCGTCGGTTGGGCGATCGTCGTCCTTCGGGCCGGTGACGCGAGCCCCGCTCTTCGGCGGATCGCGTGCGGCGTTCTCGTCGCGGCGGCCGGGACCGTCCTCTACTGGGGCGTCCCGCTGCCCGATCTGATGTGCGAGCGCCGCGCCTACCTGCCGCTCGCGGGGGCGGCCCTGACGGTATCGGGAGTCGTGCAGTACGCGCGCCGGCGCGCCGGCCTCGCGGTCGCTCTCATCGTGCTCCTGCTCGCGCCCGCAATGGCCGCCCGGGGGCGCGTCTGGTCCGATCCCCGTCGCCTCTGGGAGGAGGCGGCCCGGATTGCGCCTCTCAACGCCCGCCCGCCGATCAACCTCGGCGTGATGGCCGCCGAGCGCGGCGATTTCGCCCGCGCGCTCCAGCTCTTCGATCAGGCGGTCCGCCGCGAGCCGGCCAATCCCGAGGCGCTGTTCAATCGCGGCAAGCTCCATCGGGACGCCGGCCGGCACGATCAGGCCGTCGCCGATCTGCGCGCCGCCATCGCGGCGAGCCCCGGCATGGTCAAGGCCCGGATCAACCTGGCGATCGCCCTGATGGACGTCCACGACTTGGCCGGCGCCGAATCCGAGCTGCGGGCCGCGCTGCGCATCGACCCCTGGGATCCGCGCGCCCTCACCAACCTCGGCGAGGTGCTGCGCGCCACCGGCCGCCCCCGCGAGGCCGTCGTGTTGTACCGGGAGGCCCTGGACGCCGATCCGACCTATTCCCACGCCGCCGCCCGTCTCGGCGTCACGCTCGAAAACCTCGGCGACCGCCAGGGGGCGCTCGCCGCCTATCGCGAGTTCCTGGCGCGGGGGACGGCCTCGATCTCCGATCGGGAGGCGGTCATCGGGAAGGTGAAGGCGCTCGAGCAGGATTCGGGCGAGCCGGCGCTCCCCCCGCCCAGTCGGCCCTAA
- a CDS encoding isoprenylcysteine carboxylmethyltransferase family protein, with amino-acid sequence MAAPQDERNLHLAIGYSSLTLFAASIGVLIWFLLARLDLSEPLSDAILRELERATDGRGDANATFNVILVLAWGFLHSLMTRRRFKDHLQKVIRPHLEPAAYSIVSSAGLIAVCLLYRPIPSEVYALGGGAALIVRLLFFAAWALFVFCFFHLDPLEITGLRPILRYLDGTARPPEPFRATGPFLWVRHPVELSFLVAFWATPHMTRGHLLFAALMTLYTFIGIDHEDRRMLDLHGPAYADYMKRTPQIVPLPR; translated from the coding sequence ATGGCGGCGCCGCAGGACGAACGCAATCTCCACCTCGCGATCGGCTACTCCTCCCTGACGCTGTTCGCCGCGTCGATCGGCGTGCTCATCTGGTTCCTGCTGGCGCGGCTCGACCTCTCCGAGCCGCTGTCGGACGCCATCCTCCGCGAGCTCGAGCGGGCCACCGACGGCCGCGGCGACGCCAACGCCACGTTCAACGTCATCCTGGTCCTCGCCTGGGGGTTCCTGCATTCGCTCATGACCCGGCGGCGCTTCAAGGACCATCTGCAGAAGGTCATCCGCCCCCACCTCGAGCCGGCGGCCTACTCGATCGTGTCGAGCGCCGGCCTCATCGCCGTCTGCCTGCTGTACCGGCCGATCCCGAGCGAGGTGTACGCGCTGGGAGGCGGTGCGGCCCTGATCGTGCGGCTGCTGTTCTTCGCCGCATGGGCGCTCTTCGTCTTCTGCTTCTTCCATCTGGATCCGCTCGAGATCACGGGGCTCCGTCCCATCCTCCGCTACCTCGACGGCACCGCCAGGCCGCCCGAGCCGTTCCGCGCCACCGGTCCGTTCCTCTGGGTCCGCCATCCCGTCGAGCTGTCGTTTCTCGTCGCCTTCTGGGCGACCCCGCACATGACCCGCGGGCACCTGCTGTTCGCCGCCCTGATGACCCTCTATACCTTCATCGGGATCGATCACGAGGACCGGAGGATGCTCGACCTGCACGGCCCCGCCTACGCGGACTACATGAAGCGCACACCCCAGATCGTCCCCCTGCCCCGTTGA
- a CDS encoding M20/M25/M40 family metallo-hydrolase: MTQRRRGGFIGAGRSAGPPAGILAAVLLGAALAVPVAWGAPPPAAKAALTDEEIVSLLRDYLRIDTSNPPGNELKAARFFKDWFDREGIPSEIFEIAPGRANLVARLKGSGAKRPLLLLNHMDVVNVERPFWTVDPFAGVLKDGYVYGRGALDMKTTGLIEAVTMVNVRRGGSLLSRDLIFVATADEEVDAAGATWIVQKRPDLVRDAEFLINEGGVIDEVDGRPRSYDVGVTEKCPLWIKITARGRPGHGSQPFTKENAVLALLRAVDRLARYETPLVVTPAADAFFKARAASQPPGRAEKLRNIKEALNDPAFRATIESDPFFNAILRNTISITMLQGAPQTNIIPTVAEARVDIRLLPGQDPAAFLEQLKQLVEEPGVTVETIGAYVPATASPVDSELMRAIDRARARHHPDLVLAPTILTGWTESALMRTLGIQAYGFEPYVLDETEQRRAHGNDERISIDNLRLGARIMDEVVRDVAR, from the coding sequence GTGACCCAGAGACGGAGAGGCGGTTTCATCGGGGCAGGCAGGTCGGCGGGTCCGCCGGCGGGGATCCTGGCGGCGGTCCTGCTCGGCGCGGCCCTCGCCGTGCCGGTCGCATGGGGCGCGCCGCCGCCGGCCGCGAAGGCCGCGCTGACGGACGAGGAGATCGTCTCGCTCCTGCGCGATTACCTGAGGATCGACACCAGCAATCCTCCGGGCAACGAGCTCAAGGCGGCGCGCTTCTTCAAGGACTGGTTCGATCGCGAGGGGATCCCTTCCGAGATCTTCGAGATCGCCCCCGGGCGCGCCAACCTGGTGGCGCGGTTGAAAGGGAGCGGCGCGAAGCGGCCGCTGCTTCTGCTCAACCACATGGACGTGGTGAACGTGGAGCGACCGTTCTGGACGGTCGATCCGTTCGCGGGGGTCCTGAAGGACGGCTACGTCTACGGCCGGGGGGCGCTCGACATGAAGACGACCGGCCTGATCGAGGCCGTGACGATGGTCAATGTCCGGCGAGGGGGATCCCTCCTCTCCCGCGACCTGATCTTCGTGGCCACCGCCGACGAAGAGGTCGACGCCGCCGGCGCCACATGGATCGTGCAGAAGCGCCCCGACCTCGTGCGCGACGCCGAGTTCCTGATCAACGAGGGGGGCGTGATCGACGAGGTGGACGGGCGCCCCCGGTCGTACGACGTCGGCGTGACCGAGAAGTGCCCGCTGTGGATCAAGATCACGGCGCGCGGGAGGCCGGGACACGGGTCGCAGCCCTTCACCAAGGAGAACGCCGTCCTGGCGCTCCTCCGCGCCGTCGATCGGCTGGCCCGCTACGAGACGCCGCTGGTCGTCACCCCGGCCGCCGACGCCTTCTTCAAGGCGCGCGCGGCCTCGCAGCCCCCGGGAAGGGCGGAGAAGTTAAGGAACATCAAAGAGGCCCTGAACGACCCCGCCTTCCGCGCCACGATCGAGTCGGACCCGTTCTTCAACGCCATTCTTCGCAACACCATCTCGATCACCATGCTGCAGGGGGCGCCGCAAACGAACATCATCCCGACCGTGGCGGAGGCGCGCGTCGACATCCGGCTTCTGCCCGGCCAGGATCCCGCCGCGTTCCTGGAGCAGCTCAAGCAGCTCGTCGAGGAGCCGGGAGTGACGGTGGAGACCATCGGCGCCTACGTCCCGGCGACCGCGTCGCCGGTCGACAGCGAGCTGATGCGCGCCATCGATCGGGCCCGCGCCCGGCACCATCCCGATCTCGTCCTGGCCCCGACCATCCTGACGGGATGGACGGAGAGCGCCCTGATGCGCACCCTCGGGATCCAGGCCTACGGCTTCGAGCCGTACGTCCTCGACGAGACGGAGCAGCGCCGGGCGCACGGCAACGACGAGAGGATCTCGATCGACAATCTCCGGCTCGGCGCGCGCATCATGGACGAGGTCGTCCGGGACGTCGCGCGCTGA